A single Cyclopterus lumpus isolate fCycLum1 chromosome 1, fCycLum1.pri, whole genome shotgun sequence DNA region contains:
- the tdrd7a gene encoding tudor domain-containing protein 7A isoform X3, which yields MFSVSSKRDCLALNQHNLYQAGFDPWLLLFVYIFIHYILFYLSFYFPANLRMSDSESIKKMLRSVLQSSKAGVSMSALQSEYRSLCGESIPLRELGHSKLEDYLRSISSVVRLEYHMGEIKCFAAVCKETAHIAELVAKQKSSKKSGRSHVVNCKMRFKPSNPYMLNVRSRSSLRQPSAIGAHNWKANRSMSHDGSRGFSASGDYRQSDQRLSFITPVEHRQPAPQPAVKQCFMPDRSEKNLANCRRPRESVTEKPPERVSRLDKSQQSRLYDVELVQSRITLLLKKYCSGFWMSKLSVVYSEMFNEKLHPQVLTDLEKWTHITMVEKPPSTNRADRLIYPPLPPKPSIVPQRSTTNMPPTSPTDSKTMTTPISSHPSTHDQPSTPSLPFPVPKPRVSPQAHLAKPTFLFPPQPVAASSSKPINSVTLRSPARNPALAPHRPSCVNLALNSSGQFKQNPNMPTTALNHNQNTLANWTCPASTNIPSLASSLQPGSGILPFFKVTFSPTSDSVPCPPSTSSAVVVSAEVCQRIKELLTTYTQGLWAHALPKLFMDTYKTPFPKNVLENLSLLPDIFTVEYPIPHDKKKAILYNSKSADMKDTQHHVDQPCRSHPLPSGLEVLGPVVPPCLVLPSEQYPSVLITNAKRSNAVTLRYVGENYSNAQEVMEGAMHSFYSQSATHLPLSKPVVGQLVAVRGEDGEELARAQVMDVMAPNKVYYVDYGFSVETSETNLLELHQDFLSLPFQAISVGLAGLEAFSSYPPVLSSLDKLAVGKILLMETLESCQQNETPVAVLYDTSQDDDININSTCLKALQDVTMSNPLTINATYQDVCVTNVCADGIIYCQLPCRGTAKLGKLLEETGSFFISQMTSELLVSRPFSGKFCLARYKGMWSRVEIANIYGNRVIEILFIDLGVQATVEVTDLREIPPLFLKDFTVIPPLAIKCRLADVTVPEGDWSPEAVLWLKKAVLGSEDCKMKILKLDQHKEGRLVYMYLFIGADSQEMDKSINHQLAQSELWQKFTTQNNNKLTCNNGSGDIGLSALIETLTLGTPVPNTITKSSTGPLQGAEVSTPDMTTKPLVLPPPLELPQPGQNMDVFVPVACHPGYFVVQPWQDLHKLVVLMGEMMLYYNQTWNTPNIQNGQIYAAKIDKNWHRVQVKGILANGLVSVFELDYGKHELLQITLFRPLIEEFRQLPFQAITTQLAGMTQPQWSEEASMLFRNHVENRALVAQVYSVSEVTSQLWQSRLTVYLVDTTYEEKDLWIHSLMADISGELSSAA from the exons ATGTTTAGCGTGTCTAGTAAACGTGACTGTTTGGCCTTGAATCAACATAACCTCTACCAAGCAGGGTTTGATCCATGgttacttttatttgtatatatttttatacattatatattattttacttgTCTTTCTATTTCCCAGCCAATTTAAGGATGTCAGACAGCGAATCCATCAAGAAGATGTTGCGGTCTGTACTTCAGTCCAGCAAGGCCGGTGTGTCCATGAGTGCCCTCCAGTCCGAGTACCGGTCACTGTGCGGAGAGAGCATCCCGCTGAGGGAGCTGGGCCACTCGAAACTGGAGGACTATCTCAGGAGCATCTCCTCTGTGGTCCGCCTGGAGTACCACATGGGTGAG ATAAAATGCTTTGCCGCAGTGTGTAAGGAGACGGCTCACATTGCTGAGCTGGTGGCCAAGCAGAAGAGCTCAAAGAAGTCTGGGCGCTCCCATGTCGTCAACTGCAAAATGAGATTCAAACCTTCCAACCCATACATGCTCAATG TGAGGTCAAGGTCCTCTCTCCGCCAACCTTCAGCTATTGGTGCCCATAACTGGAAAGCAAACCGTTCTATGTCTCATGACGGCTCAAGAGGCTTCAGCGCCTCAGGAGACTACag GCAGTCAGACCAGAGGTTAAGCTTTATCACCCCTGTCGAGCACAGACAGCCAGCTCCTCAACCAGCTGTAAAACAGTGTTTCATGCCTGACAG GAGCGAGAAGAACTTGGCAAACTGTCGGAGGCCCAGAG AATCCGTCACAGAGAAGCCTCCTGAACGAGTCTCCAGACTCGACAAATCCCAA CAGTCTCGTCTGTATGACGTGGAGCTCGTGCAGAGTAGAATAACTCTGCTCCTCAAGAAATACTGCAGTGGATTTTGGATGTCGAAACTATCCGTGGTCTACAGTGAAATGTTCAATGAGAAGCTTCACCCTCAGGTGCTCACTGATCTGGAAAAGTGGACACACATCACTATG GTGGAGAAACCTCCCTCCACCAACCGAGCTGACCGCCTAATCtaccctcctctgcctcctaaACCTAGTATTGTTCCTCAAAGAAGCACCACCAACATGCCTCCAACATCACCCACTGATTCAAAAACTATGACCACACCCATTTCTTCACATCCCTCAACACATGACCAACCTTCCAccccctcccttccttttcCGGTCCCCAAACCTAGAGTTTCCCCCCAAGCCCACTTGGCTAAACCAACCTTCCTTTTTCCTCCGCAACCGGTTGCTGCCTCCTCCAGCAAACCGATAAATTCAGTTACACTGCGCAGCCCTGCCCGCAACCCAGCTCTTGCTCCGCACCGTCCCTCCTGTGTTAATCTTGCCCTCAATTCTAGTGGTCAATTTAAACAAAATCCAAACATGCCTACCACTGCCCTGAATCACAACCAAAACACTCTAGCCAACTGGACTTGCCCTGCATCAACCAACATTCCGTCATTGGCTTCCTCCCTCCAACCTGGCTCTGGAATCTTACCGTTTTTTAAGGTCACCTTCTCCCCTACATCTGATTCTGTCCCTTGTCCTCCCTCAACATCTTCTGCTGTAGTTGTGTCAGCTGAGGTGTGCCAGAGAATAAAGGAGCTTCTGACCACATACACTCAGGGTCTCTGGGCCCATGCTTTGCCCAAACTCTTTATGGACACATACAAGACGCCATTCCCCAAAAATGTTCTGGAGAACTTGTCCCTTTTGCCGGATATATTCACTGTGGAGTACCCCATTCCACATGACAAGAAGAAG GCCATTCTGTATAACTCCAAAAGCGCTGACATGAAAGACACACAACATCATGTGGACCAGCCGTGCAGAAGCCATCCCCTTCCCTCTGGTCTGGAGGTCTTGGGTCCTGTAGTGCCTCCCTGTCTGGTTCTTCCCTCAGAGCAGTACCCCTCTGTTCTGATTACCAATGCCAAGAGAAGCAATGCTGTTACTTTAAG GTATGTCGGTGAGAACTACTCAAACGCCCAGGAAGTCATGGAGGGGGCCATGCACTCTTTCTACAGCCAAAGCGCCACCCACCTTCCTCTTTCTAAACCTGTGGTTGGTCAGCTGGTAGCAGTCAGaggggaagatggagaggagctAGCAAGAGCTCAAGTAATGGATGTTATGGCCCCTAACAAG GTATACTACGTGGACTATGGCTTCTCTGTGGAAACCAGTGAGACTAATCTTCTGGAGCTGCACCAGgacttcctctctctgcctttccAGGCTATAAGTGTTGGACTTGCAG gTCTAGAGGCGTTCAGCTCTTATCCACCGGTGCTGTCTTCTTTGGACAAGTTGGCAGTCGGAAAGATCCTGCTGATGGAGACATTAGAGTCGTGTCAGCAGAATGAGACACCCGTTGCAGTGCTGTACGACACTTCGCAGGATGATGACATCAACATCAACTCCACCTGCCTGAAGGCTCTCCAGGATGTGACCATGAGCAACCCTCTGACT ATCAATGCTACCTATCAGGATGTGTGTGTCACAAATGTGTGTGCCGATGGTATCATCTACTGCCAGCTGCCCTGCAGAGGAACAGCAAAACTCGGCAAGCTACTGGAGGAAACGGGGAGTTTCTTCATCTCCCAG ATGACTTCAGAGTTGCTGGTGTCCAGACCCTTCAGTGGCAAGTTTTGTCTAGCCCGCTACAAAGGAATGTGGTCCAGAGTGGAG aTCGCCAACATCTACGGAAACCGAGTGATTGAGATCCTCTTCATTGACTTGGGTGTCCAAGCAACTGTAGAGGTCACTGATCTCCGAGAgatcccccctcttttcctcaaAGACTTCACCGTCATCCCACCACTG GCAATTAAATGTCGCCTGGCTGACGTCACAGTACCAGAGGGAGACTGGAGCCCAGAGGCTGTCCTGTGGCTGAAGAAGGCTGTCCTGGGCTCTGAAGACTGTAAAATGAAG ATCTTGAAATTAGACCAGCACAAAGAGGGCCGGCTGGTCTACATGTACCTCTTCATCGGCGCTGACAGTCAGGAGATGGACAAGAGCATCAACCATCAGCTGGCCCAGTCAGAGTTGTGGCAGAAATttacaactcagaacaacaacaaattaactTGCAACAACGGCAGTGGGGATATAG GTCTCAGTGCTCTAATAGAGACGTTGACTCTGGGCACCCCGGTCCCGAACACCATCACCAAATCCTCAACCGGACCTCTTCAAGGTGCAGAAGTCTCTACTCCAGATATGACGACCAAGCCCCTTGTGCTGCCTCCCCCACTGGAGTTGCCCCAG CCTGGCCAGAATATGGATGTGTTTGTGCCAGTGGCCTGCCACCCTGGTTACTTTGTGGTGCAGCCATGGCAGGACCTGCATAAACTGGTGGTGTTGATGGGGGAGATGATGCTCTATTATAACCAGACATGGAACACCCCAAACATCCAGAATGGACAGATCTATGCTGCCAAAATAGACAAGAA TTGGCACAGAGTGCAGGTGAAAGGGATTCTGGCCAACGGGTTGGTTTCTGTGTTCGAGTTGGACTACGGAAAACATGAGCTGCTCCAAATTACACTCTTCAGGCCATTGATAGAGGAATTCAGACAGCTGCCCTTCCAGGCCATCACTACACAACTTGCAG GTATGACCCAGCCCCAGTGGTCAGAGGAGGCCTCCATGTTATTCAGGAACCACGTGGAGAATCGAGCGCTGGTGGCCCAGGTGTATAGCGTGTCAGAGGTCACCTCCCAGCTGTGGCAAAGCAGGTTGACAGTTTACCTGGTGGACACTACATACGAGGAAAAGGACCTTTGGATTCACAGCTTGATGGCAGACATCAGCGGTGAGCTGTCTTCGGCAGCCTAG
- the tdrd7a gene encoding tudor domain-containing protein 7A isoform X2 has protein sequence MFSVSSKRDCLALNQHNLYQAGFDPWLLLFVYIFIHYILFYLSFYFPANLRMSDSESIKKMLRSVLQSSKAGVSMSALQSEYRSLCGESIPLRELGHSKLEDYLRSISSVVRLEYHMGEIKCFAAVCKETAHIAELVAKQKSSKKSGRSHVVNCKMRFKPSNPYMLNVRSRSSLRQPSAIGAHNWKANRSMSHDGSRGFSASGDYRQSDQRLSFITPVEHRQPAPQPAVKQCFMPDRSEKNLANCRRPRESVTEKPPERVSRLDKSQSRLYDVELVQSRITLLLKKYCSGFWMSKLSVVYSEMFNEKLHPQVLTDLEKWTHITMVEKPPSTNRADRLIYPPLPPKPSIVPQRSTTNMPPTSPTDSKTMTTPISSHPSTHDQPSTPSLPFPVPKPRVSPQAHLAKPTFLFPPQPVAASSSKPINSVTLRSPARNPALAPHRPSCVNLALNSSGQFKQNPNMPTTALNHNQNTLANWTCPASTNIPSLASSLQPGSGILPFFKVTFSPTSDSVPCPPSTSSAVVVSAEVCQRIKELLTTYTQGLWAHALPKLFMDTYKTPFPKNVLENLSLLPDIFTVEYPIPHDKKKAILYNSKSADMKDTQHHVDQPCRSHPLPSGLEVLGPVVPPCLVLPSEQYPSVLITNAKRSNAVTLRYVGENYSNAQEVMEGAMHSFYSQSATHLPLSKPVVGQLVAVRGEDGEELARAQVMDVMAPNKVKVYYVDYGFSVETSETNLLELHQDFLSLPFQAISVGLAGLEAFSSYPPVLSSLDKLAVGKILLMETLESCQQNETPVAVLYDTSQDDDININSTCLKALQDVTMSNPLTINATYQDVCVTNVCADGIIYCQLPCRGTAKLGKLLEETGSFFISQMTSELLVSRPFSGKFCLARYKGMWSRVEIANIYGNRVIEILFIDLGVQATVEVTDLREIPPLFLKDFTVIPPLAIKCRLADVTVPEGDWSPEAVLWLKKAVLGSEDCKMKILKLDQHKEGRLVYMYLFIGADSQEMDKSINHQLAQSELWQKFTTQNNNKLTCNNGSGDIGLSALIETLTLGTPVPNTITKSSTGPLQGAEVSTPDMTTKPLVLPPPLELPQPGQNMDVFVPVACHPGYFVVQPWQDLHKLVVLMGEMMLYYNQTWNTPNIQNGQIYAAKIDKNWHRVQVKGILANGLVSVFELDYGKHELLQITLFRPLIEEFRQLPFQAITTQLAGMTQPQWSEEASMLFRNHVENRALVAQVYSVSEVTSQLWQSRLTVYLVDTTYEEKDLWIHSLMADISGELSSAA, from the exons ATGTTTAGCGTGTCTAGTAAACGTGACTGTTTGGCCTTGAATCAACATAACCTCTACCAAGCAGGGTTTGATCCATGgttacttttatttgtatatatttttatacattatatattattttacttgTCTTTCTATTTCCCAGCCAATTTAAGGATGTCAGACAGCGAATCCATCAAGAAGATGTTGCGGTCTGTACTTCAGTCCAGCAAGGCCGGTGTGTCCATGAGTGCCCTCCAGTCCGAGTACCGGTCACTGTGCGGAGAGAGCATCCCGCTGAGGGAGCTGGGCCACTCGAAACTGGAGGACTATCTCAGGAGCATCTCCTCTGTGGTCCGCCTGGAGTACCACATGGGTGAG ATAAAATGCTTTGCCGCAGTGTGTAAGGAGACGGCTCACATTGCTGAGCTGGTGGCCAAGCAGAAGAGCTCAAAGAAGTCTGGGCGCTCCCATGTCGTCAACTGCAAAATGAGATTCAAACCTTCCAACCCATACATGCTCAATG TGAGGTCAAGGTCCTCTCTCCGCCAACCTTCAGCTATTGGTGCCCATAACTGGAAAGCAAACCGTTCTATGTCTCATGACGGCTCAAGAGGCTTCAGCGCCTCAGGAGACTACag GCAGTCAGACCAGAGGTTAAGCTTTATCACCCCTGTCGAGCACAGACAGCCAGCTCCTCAACCAGCTGTAAAACAGTGTTTCATGCCTGACAG GAGCGAGAAGAACTTGGCAAACTGTCGGAGGCCCAGAG AATCCGTCACAGAGAAGCCTCCTGAACGAGTCTCCAGACTCGACAAATCCCAA TCTCGTCTGTATGACGTGGAGCTCGTGCAGAGTAGAATAACTCTGCTCCTCAAGAAATACTGCAGTGGATTTTGGATGTCGAAACTATCCGTGGTCTACAGTGAAATGTTCAATGAGAAGCTTCACCCTCAGGTGCTCACTGATCTGGAAAAGTGGACACACATCACTATG GTGGAGAAACCTCCCTCCACCAACCGAGCTGACCGCCTAATCtaccctcctctgcctcctaaACCTAGTATTGTTCCTCAAAGAAGCACCACCAACATGCCTCCAACATCACCCACTGATTCAAAAACTATGACCACACCCATTTCTTCACATCCCTCAACACATGACCAACCTTCCAccccctcccttccttttcCGGTCCCCAAACCTAGAGTTTCCCCCCAAGCCCACTTGGCTAAACCAACCTTCCTTTTTCCTCCGCAACCGGTTGCTGCCTCCTCCAGCAAACCGATAAATTCAGTTACACTGCGCAGCCCTGCCCGCAACCCAGCTCTTGCTCCGCACCGTCCCTCCTGTGTTAATCTTGCCCTCAATTCTAGTGGTCAATTTAAACAAAATCCAAACATGCCTACCACTGCCCTGAATCACAACCAAAACACTCTAGCCAACTGGACTTGCCCTGCATCAACCAACATTCCGTCATTGGCTTCCTCCCTCCAACCTGGCTCTGGAATCTTACCGTTTTTTAAGGTCACCTTCTCCCCTACATCTGATTCTGTCCCTTGTCCTCCCTCAACATCTTCTGCTGTAGTTGTGTCAGCTGAGGTGTGCCAGAGAATAAAGGAGCTTCTGACCACATACACTCAGGGTCTCTGGGCCCATGCTTTGCCCAAACTCTTTATGGACACATACAAGACGCCATTCCCCAAAAATGTTCTGGAGAACTTGTCCCTTTTGCCGGATATATTCACTGTGGAGTACCCCATTCCACATGACAAGAAGAAG GCCATTCTGTATAACTCCAAAAGCGCTGACATGAAAGACACACAACATCATGTGGACCAGCCGTGCAGAAGCCATCCCCTTCCCTCTGGTCTGGAGGTCTTGGGTCCTGTAGTGCCTCCCTGTCTGGTTCTTCCCTCAGAGCAGTACCCCTCTGTTCTGATTACCAATGCCAAGAGAAGCAATGCTGTTACTTTAAG GTATGTCGGTGAGAACTACTCAAACGCCCAGGAAGTCATGGAGGGGGCCATGCACTCTTTCTACAGCCAAAGCGCCACCCACCTTCCTCTTTCTAAACCTGTGGTTGGTCAGCTGGTAGCAGTCAGaggggaagatggagaggagctAGCAAGAGCTCAAGTAATGGATGTTATGGCCCCTAACAAGGTCAAG GTATACTACGTGGACTATGGCTTCTCTGTGGAAACCAGTGAGACTAATCTTCTGGAGCTGCACCAGgacttcctctctctgcctttccAGGCTATAAGTGTTGGACTTGCAG gTCTAGAGGCGTTCAGCTCTTATCCACCGGTGCTGTCTTCTTTGGACAAGTTGGCAGTCGGAAAGATCCTGCTGATGGAGACATTAGAGTCGTGTCAGCAGAATGAGACACCCGTTGCAGTGCTGTACGACACTTCGCAGGATGATGACATCAACATCAACTCCACCTGCCTGAAGGCTCTCCAGGATGTGACCATGAGCAACCCTCTGACT ATCAATGCTACCTATCAGGATGTGTGTGTCACAAATGTGTGTGCCGATGGTATCATCTACTGCCAGCTGCCCTGCAGAGGAACAGCAAAACTCGGCAAGCTACTGGAGGAAACGGGGAGTTTCTTCATCTCCCAG ATGACTTCAGAGTTGCTGGTGTCCAGACCCTTCAGTGGCAAGTTTTGTCTAGCCCGCTACAAAGGAATGTGGTCCAGAGTGGAG aTCGCCAACATCTACGGAAACCGAGTGATTGAGATCCTCTTCATTGACTTGGGTGTCCAAGCAACTGTAGAGGTCACTGATCTCCGAGAgatcccccctcttttcctcaaAGACTTCACCGTCATCCCACCACTG GCAATTAAATGTCGCCTGGCTGACGTCACAGTACCAGAGGGAGACTGGAGCCCAGAGGCTGTCCTGTGGCTGAAGAAGGCTGTCCTGGGCTCTGAAGACTGTAAAATGAAG ATCTTGAAATTAGACCAGCACAAAGAGGGCCGGCTGGTCTACATGTACCTCTTCATCGGCGCTGACAGTCAGGAGATGGACAAGAGCATCAACCATCAGCTGGCCCAGTCAGAGTTGTGGCAGAAATttacaactcagaacaacaacaaattaactTGCAACAACGGCAGTGGGGATATAG GTCTCAGTGCTCTAATAGAGACGTTGACTCTGGGCACCCCGGTCCCGAACACCATCACCAAATCCTCAACCGGACCTCTTCAAGGTGCAGAAGTCTCTACTCCAGATATGACGACCAAGCCCCTTGTGCTGCCTCCCCCACTGGAGTTGCCCCAG CCTGGCCAGAATATGGATGTGTTTGTGCCAGTGGCCTGCCACCCTGGTTACTTTGTGGTGCAGCCATGGCAGGACCTGCATAAACTGGTGGTGTTGATGGGGGAGATGATGCTCTATTATAACCAGACATGGAACACCCCAAACATCCAGAATGGACAGATCTATGCTGCCAAAATAGACAAGAA TTGGCACAGAGTGCAGGTGAAAGGGATTCTGGCCAACGGGTTGGTTTCTGTGTTCGAGTTGGACTACGGAAAACATGAGCTGCTCCAAATTACACTCTTCAGGCCATTGATAGAGGAATTCAGACAGCTGCCCTTCCAGGCCATCACTACACAACTTGCAG GTATGACCCAGCCCCAGTGGTCAGAGGAGGCCTCCATGTTATTCAGGAACCACGTGGAGAATCGAGCGCTGGTGGCCCAGGTGTATAGCGTGTCAGAGGTCACCTCCCAGCTGTGGCAAAGCAGGTTGACAGTTTACCTGGTGGACACTACATACGAGGAAAAGGACCTTTGGATTCACAGCTTGATGGCAGACATCAGCGGTGAGCTGTCTTCGGCAGCCTAG